A single window of Botrytis cinerea B05.10 chromosome 3, complete sequence DNA harbors:
- the Bcnop16 gene encoding Bcnop16, producing the protein MGRELQKKKNRSGNNKIKHKPKSKRINPLGNAIIAANWRQDETLTQNYRRLGLTSRLNTVTGGIEKKTAGSESKTSTANKLAISNAIPKNFAPTEARVERDPETGKIIRVIHDEKKSNPLNDPLNSDDEDGEGFEGFGDEEGSASKNEIVKMLEEQASRAGEKRERQQSEREKEWIEKLVKRWGENYGAMVRDRRLNPMQQTESDIRRRVQKWKDAGGVVTAEA; encoded by the exons ATGGGTCGCGAActccaaaagaagaagaacagaTCTGGAAATAATAAGATCAAGCACAAGCCAAAGTCTAAGCGTATCAATCCTTTGGGCAATGCAATCATCGCTGCGAACTG GAGACAAGATGAGACTCTTACACAAAATTACCGTCGCCTTGGCTTAACTAGTCGTCTCAATACCGTTACAGGTGGAATCGAAAAGAAGACTGCAGGATCCGAATCAAAAACCTCCACTGCAAATAAACTCGCCATCTCGAATGCAATTCCAAAGAACTTTGCACCAACTGAAGCGCGAGTCGAGAGAGATCCAGAGACTGGAAAGATTATTAGGGTTATCCATGacgagaagaaatcaaatccattGAACGACCCTTTGAATTCGGATgacgaagatggagaaggttTCGAAGGTTTCGGTGATGAGGAGGGTTCCGCATCAAAAAACGAGATTGTCAAGATGTTGGAGGAACAAGCTTCAAGAGCAGgcgagaaaagagagagacaACAGAgtgagagggagaaggaatGGATCGAGAAGTTGGTCAAGAGATGGGGAGAGAACTACGGAGCCATGGTTAGGGATAGAAGATTGAATCCAATGCAACAAACGGAATCGGACATCAGACGACGAGTTCAAAAGTGGAAGGATGCTGGTGGTGTTGTTACTGCCGAAGCATGA